A DNA window from Chryseobacterium sp. MEBOG06 contains the following coding sequences:
- the hutG gene encoding formimidoylglutamase encodes MFQNIWQGRMDGEELLFHRLFQRVKEEHNYDNIVTNDFALHGFAVDEGVRRNKGRQGAKDAPDVIRKNMSNFPVILPDFSMLDFGNVTCEDGNLENTQNNLAKNVSKVLLKGGKSLVLGGGHEVTYAHYLGVKTAFPEQKIGIINLDAHFDNRQPEKGVGPSSGTGFWQIAQEKPINSLHIGIQRNSNTLKLFDTAHQYGMKYILADELFFENLPSIYQRIDDLLDTVDFAYLTICMDVFNASIAPGVSASAYNGIFADATFMHFYRHILKNKKLVALDVAEVNPSFDIQDRTARLAACLVNEWLMI; translated from the coding sequence ATGTTTCAAAATATTTGGCAGGGTAGAATGGATGGAGAAGAACTTCTCTTCCACAGACTATTTCAGAGAGTAAAAGAAGAACACAATTATGACAATATTGTAACCAATGACTTTGCTTTACATGGCTTTGCTGTGGACGAAGGAGTCAGGAGAAATAAGGGCCGTCAGGGAGCAAAAGATGCTCCAGATGTGATTAGGAAAAATATGTCTAATTTTCCGGTTATTCTTCCGGATTTTTCCATGCTTGATTTTGGAAACGTTACTTGTGAAGACGGTAATTTGGAAAACACCCAGAATAATCTTGCTAAAAATGTTTCAAAAGTACTTTTGAAAGGTGGAAAATCTCTTGTTCTGGGCGGAGGGCATGAAGTTACGTATGCTCATTATTTAGGCGTTAAAACGGCCTTTCCGGAACAGAAAATAGGAATCATTAATCTTGATGCCCATTTTGATAACAGACAACCAGAAAAAGGAGTAGGGCCAAGTTCCGGAACAGGATTTTGGCAGATCGCACAAGAAAAACCTATTAATTCTCTTCATATCGGTATTCAGAGGAATTCCAATACCTTAAAACTTTTTGATACCGCACATCAGTACGGAATGAAATACATTCTAGCCGATGAATTGTTCTTTGAGAATCTTCCCTCGATCTATCAACGAATTGATGATCTGCTGGATACCGTAGATTTTGCTTACCTTACTATTTGTATGGATGTTTTTAATGCTTCTATCGCTCCGGGGGTTTCTGCTTCGGCTTATAATGGTATCTTTGCAGATGCAACCTTTATGCATTTTTACAGACATATTTTAAAAAACAAAAAACTGGTTGCACTGGACGTAGCTGAAGTTAATCCGTCTTTCGATATTCAGGACAGGACGGCAAGGCTGGCAGCATGTCTGGTGAATGAATGGCTAATGATATAA